A window of Geobacter sp. contains these coding sequences:
- the rsmI gene encoding 16S rRNA (cytidine(1402)-2'-O)-methyltransferase: MTFRAVRILGEVDLIAAEDTRHTRKLLTHFGISRPLVSYFDHNQQIKGQQIIAALVEGKNVALVSDAGTPCISDPGYQLVRDAAAAGVNVVPLPGGCAAIAALSASGLPTDEFTFIGFLPNRQGKRRERLSSLAAEPRLLVFYEAPHRLAATLADMADLFGDRSAVVARELTKIYEEIARDRLPELARRFTETPARGEVVILVAAGEPQLEHAPPDMADMLRTALAAGCTVKEAVQRVTALSGASRSAVYAAALALKEKG, translated from the coding sequence ATGACCTTCCGGGCGGTGCGGATCCTTGGCGAGGTGGACCTGATCGCAGCAGAGGACACCCGCCATACCCGCAAGCTCCTGACCCACTTCGGCATCTCCCGGCCGCTCGTCTCCTATTTCGACCATAACCAGCAGATCAAGGGGCAGCAGATCATTGCAGCGCTTGTCGAGGGGAAGAACGTGGCACTGGTCTCCGATGCAGGCACCCCCTGCATCTCCGACCCCGGCTACCAGCTGGTGCGCGATGCCGCGGCAGCCGGGGTGAACGTGGTTCCGCTGCCCGGCGGGTGCGCGGCAATTGCGGCCCTGTCGGCATCCGGGCTGCCCACGGACGAGTTCACCTTTATCGGGTTTCTGCCCAATCGTCAGGGGAAACGACGCGAGAGGCTGTCATCGCTGGCTGCCGAACCTCGCCTGCTCGTATTTTACGAGGCGCCGCACCGGCTTGCGGCCACCCTGGCCGACATGGCCGATCTGTTCGGCGACCGGAGCGCGGTGGTGGCCCGTGAACTGACAAAAATATACGAGGAGATCGCCCGTGACCGTCTTCCGGAGCTAGCCCGCCGTTTCACCGAGACGCCTGCCCGGGGGGAGGTGGTGATCCTGGTGGCCGCAGGAGAGCCGCAGCTGGAGCATGCGCCCCCTGACATGGCAGATATGCTGCGGACCGCGCTTGCCGCGGGCTGCACGGTCAAGGAGGCGGTGCAGCGGGTGACCGCCCTTTCGGGCGCGTCGCGCAGCGCGGTCTATGCCGCAGCACTGGCGCTGAAGGAAAAGGGTTGA
- a CDS encoding YraN family protein, producing the protein MKRGGEKGASNQQVGEAGEELAVALLSAKGYRIVERNFRCKGGEVDIVARDGSTLVFVEVKTRRDLSYGPPQLAVTPFKQRQISKAALFWLARAKKPDAAARFDVVAITLLAGASPQVEHIVNAFDLAY; encoded by the coding sequence ATGAAGCGGGGAGGGGAGAAGGGCGCCTCCAACCAACAGGTCGGTGAGGCGGGGGAAGAGCTGGCAGTTGCCCTGCTCAGCGCCAAGGGGTATCGGATCGTCGAGCGCAACTTCCGCTGCAAGGGGGGGGAGGTGGACATCGTGGCCCGCGATGGCTCGACCCTGGTCTTTGTCGAGGTGAAGACCCGCCGCGACCTTTCCTACGGCCCCCCGCAGCTGGCGGTCACCCCCTTCAAGCAGCGCCAGATCTCCAAGGCGGCACTCTTCTGGCTTGCCCGGGCCAAAAAGCCCGACGCGGCCGCCCGCTTCGACGTGGTGGCCATCACCCTGCTCGCGGGTGCTTCACCGCAGGTCGAACATATCGTCAATGCCTTCGATCTGGCGTATTGA
- a CDS encoding NAD+ synthase, producing MAGLTVNGKLLRQVLTGFVREEVTKVGLKKVVLGLSGGIDSALVAHLAAEGLGPENVHAIVMPYKASNPESEAHARLVAENLGISYQVIEITPMVDAYFNLFPDADPMRRGNKMARERMTILFDHSAALGALVLGTSNKTELLLGYGTLYGDMASALNPIGDLYKSQVWELSEEMKVPRAVIDKQPSADLWAGQTDEQELGFTYRAVDELLYRMVDLRMTRDELLASGLAPDFIDQIQRKVQNSHFKRRLPVIAKVSNRTIDRDFRYSRDWGK from the coding sequence ATGGCGGGATTGACGGTGAACGGCAAGCTTTTGCGCCAGGTCCTGACCGGTTTTGTCAGGGAGGAAGTCACCAAGGTGGGGCTGAAAAAGGTGGTGCTCGGGCTCTCCGGCGGCATCGACTCGGCCCTGGTCGCCCATCTGGCAGCAGAGGGGCTGGGGCCGGAGAATGTCCATGCCATCGTGATGCCCTACAAGGCCAGCAACCCGGAGAGCGAGGCCCATGCCCGCCTGGTGGCTGAGAACCTGGGGATATCGTACCAGGTCATCGAGATAACCCCGATGGTGGATGCCTACTTCAATCTCTTCCCCGATGCGGACCCCATGCGGCGCGGCAACAAGATGGCCCGGGAGCGGATGACCATTCTCTTCGACCATTCGGCAGCCCTTGGCGCCCTGGTGCTCGGGACCAGCAACAAGACCGAGCTGCTGCTCGGCTATGGTACCCTCTACGGTGACATGGCCAGCGCTCTGAACCCGATTGGCGACCTCTACAAGTCCCAGGTCTGGGAGCTTTCCGAAGAGATGAAGGTGCCGCGGGCCGTCATAGACAAGCAGCCCTCCGCGGACCTCTGGGCCGGGCAGACTGACGAGCAGGAGCTGGGCTTCACCTATCGGGCCGTGGACGAACTGCTCTATCGGATGGTGGATCTGCGGATGACCCGTGATGAGCTGTTGGCCAGCGGGCTTGCCCCGGATTTCATCGACCAGATCCAGCGCAAGGTGCAGAATTCCCACTTCAAACGACGGCTGCCGGTGATCGCCAAGGTCTCCAACCGGACCATCGATCGGGATTTCCGTTATTCCAGAGACTGGGGGAAATAG
- a CDS encoding carbon-nitrogen hydrolase — protein MDFTVALAQIRPKLGCLADNLTTIEAAVERAIAERADLVLFPELGLTGYFLKDLVPDVALSLDAPAIARLIDLSRHIAIAVGFVEVTADYRFFNTALYLEDGQIRHRHRKVYLPTYGLFDEQRYLARGECFRAFDTRFGRMGMLICEDMWHLSAPYILAMDGATTLICLSSSPGRGVTDADSLGSTDAWQKLTSTVAMFLNSRVLYCNRVGYEDGVNFWGGSEAVDPDGSTIVRAQLFEEDLVLARLSQGALRRERIFAPMMRDENLFITMKELRRIEQGREC, from the coding sequence ATGGACTTCACCGTTGCCCTGGCCCAGATCCGACCCAAACTGGGCTGCCTGGCCGACAACCTGACCACCATCGAGGCTGCCGTAGAGCGGGCCATTGCGGAGCGTGCCGATCTGGTGCTCTTCCCCGAGTTGGGCCTGACCGGCTATTTTCTCAAGGACCTGGTGCCGGACGTGGCCCTTTCCCTGGACGCCCCAGCCATCGCCCGGCTGATCGACCTGTCCCGCCACATCGCCATTGCCGTCGGTTTTGTCGAGGTGACAGCGGACTACCGCTTCTTCAATACCGCCCTCTATCTGGAGGATGGACAGATCCGCCACCGTCACCGCAAGGTCTATCTCCCCACCTATGGACTCTTCGACGAGCAGCGCTATCTGGCCCGCGGCGAGTGTTTCCGGGCCTTCGACACCCGTTTCGGCCGGATGGGAATGCTCATCTGCGAGGATATGTGGCACCTCTCAGCCCCGTATATCCTGGCCATGGACGGCGCCACCACCCTGATCTGCCTCTCCAGCAGCCCCGGCAGGGGGGTCACCGATGCAGATTCCCTCGGCTCCACCGATGCCTGGCAGAAACTCACCTCTACCGTTGCCATGTTTCTCAACAGCCGGGTGCTCTACTGCAACCGGGTCGGGTACGAGGATGGCGTGAATTTCTGGGGCGGTTCCGAGGCGGTCGATCCGGACGGCTCGACCATCGTCCGCGCGCAACTCTTTGAAGAGGATCTGGTGCTGGCGAGGCTCAGCCAGGGCGCGCTACGGCGCGAACGGATCTTTGCCCCGATGATGCGGGACGAGAACCTCTTCATCACCATGAAGGAGCTGAGGCGGATCGAGCAGGGGAGGGAGTGCTGA
- a CDS encoding ribonuclease HII has translation MNLELFAGEDGELSLYAFESRVRRQGYRIIAGLDEAGRGPLAGPVVAAAVILPHGMEISGLDDSKKLTPGRREAVLEIVREKALAIGVGMADHAAIDRINILQATLAAMRSAVANLSLIPDYLLIDGISTIPVNIPQKTIKKGDSLSASIAAASIVAKVTRDRLMEEYDLQYPGYGFASHKGYGAASHLAAIAALGPSPIHRRTFRGVREHLRSDA, from the coding sequence ATGAATCTCGAACTCTTTGCCGGGGAAGACGGGGAACTGTCGCTCTATGCCTTTGAGTCCCGGGTGCGGCGCCAGGGATATCGCATCATCGCCGGTCTGGACGAAGCGGGACGCGGGCCGCTGGCCGGCCCGGTGGTCGCTGCCGCCGTCATCCTTCCCCATGGCATGGAGATTTCGGGGCTGGACGACTCGAAGAAACTCACGCCAGGCCGCCGCGAGGCGGTTCTCGAAATCGTCAGGGAAAAGGCCCTGGCCATTGGGGTCGGTATGGCCGATCATGCCGCCATCGATCGGATCAACATCCTCCAGGCAACGCTCGCGGCCATGCGGAGTGCCGTTGCCAACCTCTCCCTTATCCCGGATTACCTCCTCATCGACGGCATCAGCACCATTCCGGTCAATATCCCGCAAAAAACCATCAAAAAGGGAGATTCCCTCTCTGCTTCCATTGCTGCCGCTTCCATCGTTGCCAAGGTGACGCGTGACCGGCTGATGGAGGAGTATGACCTGCAATACCCCGGATACGGCTTTGCCAGCCACAAGGGGTACGGTGCAGCGTCGCACCTGGCAGCCATTGCCGCTCTCGGACCTTCGCCGATCCATCGCCGCACCTTTCGCGGGGTAAGGGAACACCTGCGGAGCGATGCATGA